The window TGGCTCGCACCATCGCCGATTGGCAGAGCCAAGATACCGTATCTAAAGCGCATGTATTACAAGCTTTATCGTATCGACTATTAAACACGGTGTTTTGATCGGCTTTTGTTGGGGTATGTAGCAAGCCTGGATTAAGCCTCGTCGTAGCGAATGCGAAGACGGGTGATAATCCGGGAAAACTTAAACCCGGGTTATCTCTCGCCGTAGCTGCTTCGCAGCGAAGGCGGATCAACCCAGGCTATACAAGACAGGTACGCCAGTAAAAGTTATTCAGAAAAAGGTTTGGAATGCGTTTCGCGAATCGACCAAGCCAGTACAAAGCTGATCACAAATGAAAACAGCATGACTAACATTGCGTGTTGATACGCTTGCAAATTATAGCAATGCACACCGCCGCAGTACTGGCCTTTCCAATAGTGATCCAAAACCCAACCTGAGATCGGCTGCATGATCGCTCCACTAAAGACCGTCACCATGGACACAATACTGACCGATGTCCCAGTGATCACGGTGGGATTACTTTCAGCGGCCACAGGATAACCAATCACCTGGCTTGACGTGATAAAGCCGAGCAAAAAGAACATGATGATCAGCATGTCATAAGACAAACTTGGAATATAAATAATCGCCGCCATGATAAAAAAGGAAATCGCTGCGCCATAGAGCATCGGCTTACGACGGTTTTTAATTTTATCCGATACCATGCCAACCAAGGGTGAGCCAAAAATCGTACCGAAATACAGCATACCCACAATACTTGCTGCTTGGACTGCCGTAAAATGGTGGACCTGGGTTAAAAATAAACTGCCCCAAAGTGCGCCCATGATATAAATGGGTAAATTCATCAAACAAGTATAAAACGCAGCTTTCCAGTTTTGTGGGTTTTTCAACACACCGCCAATGCACTGCATCAGCCCCATCTCTTTAATCTGCTGCCTTTCGCTCATGGCGATGTGATCGTGGCCATCTGGACGATCTTTAATCACTAACCAAATCCATACCGTCAACACCACACCCAACAAACCATTGAGCAACATGGCATTACGCCAATGCATATGCTCAAGTAACATCGCCATCGGTGCCTGCGCCAACCAGCCCCCAATCATCGCCATGGTCACCAATACACCCGTCAGCAATGCCATACGACTTGGCGGGAACCAGCGTGAAGCCAAACGCACACCGCTTAAAAAACAAAACGCGCCGCCCAAACCCACGAAAAAACGGCTCACACCCGCTTCCCACACATTGGCTGAAATAGCAAAACCAATGGTGCCCAAGGTGCACAACACCATCGCCACCAAAATCAACTTTCGCGTGGAATAACGATCCAAGAGGTTACCTGCCACAAATAAAAAGCAGGCGTTGGCATAGAAGTACGTTGAAGACAAATTACCCAGCTGATGCGCACTTAAAGAGAAGGTGCGCATCACACTGGTATTAAGCGAACCAAAGATATTAAGCTGGATAAACTCATAGAAAAACAGCAAACCGCCGGACAAACATACCACCCAAGGAATCAAGGGATGGTAACGATCGTCTAAACGTTCTAGGGCGGAAGTGATTAAGGCCATAAGGATCTCGCAAGTCAACGTCAGGGCGTATTATACCCAACTTGCGAGATCCTGAAAGGCTTTAGGGTCTGCTTACAATTTATTTTTACGCTGCACACTGAATTTTAAACAGACCCTACTGACCACCAAAGGGATGATGATGATTAGGTTGTACAACATTTTGACAACGCGTCTCTTTGATAAAGAAAAGCGTCAACACAATGCCCGCGACAAAAATCCAAGGGATCACTGACATAGCGTGCTGATAGGCTGCAGCCGCGTAGACGGGCGCCCCATGAAGCATGGCATGATTCCAGTGCCAACCGAGCATATGGCCGACCAATGGCTGAAAAATGACCGCGCCTAAGATCACCGCCATGTTATTGAAGCCCGATGCTGTGCCCATGGTGTAAGCGGGGTTGATATCGCGCACCAAGCCGAAGGTCACAGACTGTGCACCTGCTGCAAAACCCAACAAAAACACGCAAACATAGGCCACACTTAAACTGACATCGTGCATAAAAAACAAAACGCCCGTGCCTGCCAGCCCCAAAATTGAAGAGGCTAATAGAGGAATACGGCGACTTTGAATTTTATCGGACCACCAGCCAATTAACGGTGAGCTGATGGCCACACCAATCCAGAGCACAGAAATCATGCCTGAAGCTTGCTCAGCCGAGATATTGAACACGGTTTGCGCATAGTGCACACCCCAGAGCGTGCCGAAAATAGCCACGGCCGTCCAACAGGTAAAACCATAAGCGCCGATATACCAACTTTGCGGATGGCTTAGCACCACTTTCAAACGCTTCCACTCCATGCCTAAGTGCTTGCGCTCTGGCGCGCGCTTGTGCGCCAAGGGTTTGCGACCAGGGGCATAGTCACGAATAAACAACCACATCATCGCCGCCATCACCAAACCCAACCAAAAGAAAAACTCAACAGCACTGCGCCAGCCGTAGGCGTGCATCGCCCAACTCAGAGGCTTTTCACCGGCAATCGCGCCAAGTGCGCCCAAGAACTGTGTCGCACCGGTGAGCATGGCGAATTGTTTTGGCGGACACCAGCGACTGATTAACACCAAAATACTGACGTAGACAAAGGCCGAACCAAAACCCATCATGGCGCGCGCAATACCCGCCAACCACAAACTGTGCGTGTGGGAGAAAACCAAACAACCAAAGGCACAAATGATCATCATAAGGCTCAACAATAAACGCGGGCCAAAACGATCCACCAACAAACCCGCAGGGATTTGCATCGGCGTGTAAACATAAAAAAAGCAAGCCGCTAAAGCACCTAAGCCAAACGATTGGATATGAAACGACGCCATCAGCTCATTGGTCATGACGCTTGGCGCGACACGAATCGCAAATTCAAACAGATAAAAGCTGGCCGCTAAGGCACAAATAAAATAAGGAAAAAAAGCATAGCGCGCCAAAGAACGATAAAAATGACCCAACATACGACCCCTTTTGATTGTGCTTTTTTAAGCGTTGCCAGAGTGTAACAAGCTTCTTTCAGGAAATCGAGCGCTCTAGATGTGCGCAAAAAACATGCAGGAAAATCGCCGGCCACTGCTTTTTCTTCGTGTTCACGCCTGTCTGTGGACTGGATTGAACGCCGATAGCATAGCAATCCTAGAGGAATATCAACCCGGGTTATCGCTAATGTCAATTGCGAGCGAACGGTAGTGAACGCGGCAATCTGGCTCATTAAGGCGGAGATTGCCGCGTCGCTACGCTCCTCGCAAAGACGTAAAAATTGACACCGCCTTAAAATGGCAACGCCAGGCGTAGTCATATTTGAACGAGTCGTCATAATGCAAGAAACCCAAATGGCTAAGAGAAGCGTAGCCAAATGTGACGAGACGACGGAGTTTATATTCACATAAATGAGTAAGTCGAGGAACATTTAGCATAGCTTATCAACGCCAGTTGGGTTTCGGCTAGCACGCTAAGCAGAGAGCTTGAGGAGTTCCCAATAGCGCAGATAAAGATGTGTCGCCTTGCCCACATCCCCTTCAAATTCGGCGTGCTTGAAAATCCAGGCGGGCGGGTTGAGGATAGGATTATCACGATCTTCTTTTGGCATCTGTTGCACGGCTTTTTCATTCGGTGTTGAATAACCTAAAGACAAGCTGATCATTTTCGCGATTTTAGGCTGAAGCAAGAAGTTTACAAAGGCATAAGCATTCGACTTGTGCGGCGCATTGGCAGAAATCGCCATGCAATCCACCCACAAGTTCACGCCATCGTGCGGATAAATAAAATGCAAATGCGGGTTGATACGCATGATGTTATACGCATCACCACTATCAATCACGCCGACGGTTGCATCTTCATCCAAATAAATCGGTTGCGTGCCGGCACTATTAAACAGCTTTACATTGGGCAACAGCGCTTTCATTTTCAAATAGGCTTGGCGAATTTTCTCAGGGTCTTGTTCGTTAATCGAATACCCCATCGTGCGAAGACCAATCGCAAACACATCTCGTTCATCATTGGTCAACAAAAGCTGGCCTCGAAAACGCTTTTGCCACAAATCGGTCCAATTTTTAATAGAGTGCGGGTCGTAGTATTTATCGTTAACAATAATACTCGTAGAACCCCAATCATACGGCAAGCTGTACTCATTAGCGGGGTCAAACGAGCGATTCAACAAACGTGGGTTTAAGTTTTGCATACCCGACAGCTGGCTATGATCCAGCTTCAATAGCAAGCCGGCTTTGGCCATACGCTGAATATAATAGGAAGATGGAAACACCACATCATACCCGGCTTGCGGATCAGCTTTTAACTTAATGAATAAATCTTGGTTGCTATCAAAGGTTGCATAGTTTACATGAATACCCGTTTGCGCTTCAAAAAGCTTGATCACCTTGGGCGGCAAGTAATCGGCCCAATTGTAGACATTCACAACCTGCTGCGCTTTTGCAAGCGACAAAGCACCAAGTAATAACAATAATGCACGAACCCTCATGGCTTCTTCCTCAAAAACCATTGACCTGCGAGTGCTGCAATGCAGGTGATCAACAAAATCATGCTACACAAGGCGTTAATTTCGGGGGTTACACCGAGCTTCACCTGAGAGAAAATGTATAAGGGTAAAATTTGATAACTTGGGCCGCTGACAAAAAAGCTGATCACCACATCGTCAAAGGACATCGTAAAACTTAAAAACCAAGCCGCCACAATGGCGGGCATCAACAAGGGCAACATGATCTTTTTAAAAATCGTGATATCTTCTGCGCCCAAATCACGCGCGGCCTCAAATAAGTTTTTGTCTAAGGTAATAATACGCCCGTAAACCACCACAAACACAAAAGGCAAACAAAAGGTGATATGCGCTATCAGCAAGCTGAAAAAGCCCAGCGTTAAATCAAAGAAGTGATAAAGCAATAACAAGGCAATACCAATAATTAAATCCGGCACAATGATCATGGCCATGATCAAGGCATGCAAACCCTGGCGCCCAATAAAGCGATATTTAAACACAGCCACTGCGCCCAACGCCCCAATACACACCGCCACAGTCGACGCAAAAGTGCTAATTAACAAAGAATGGTATGCGATGGTTTGCAAATCCGTGTCCTGAAACAACTCTTTGTACCAAGTCCAGGTAAAACCATGCCACAAGCCTGAGTAGGTTGTGTGATTAAATGAAAAAACCACCAGCACGATGATAGGCAAATATAAAAACGCAAAAACTAAGCTCATGTAGGCCGGCTGCCAAAGACGCTTCATACAAAGAGCCCCGCATTTTTACGCTGATGACGAAGACGATACAAACCAATCATCAAAAGCAAGAAGAGCAGCAGCAAGGTGCTCATGGCTGCACCCAAAGGCCAATTGCTGCCGTCTAAAAATTGGTACTTAATGAGATTGCCCAATAAGAAACTTTTCGCCCCACCCAACACTTCAGGAATATAGAACAAAGTGATCGAGGGCAAAAATACCAACAATACGCCGGAGACGATGCCGGGCATGCTCACAGGCAACACCACTTTAGAAAACGATGTCCAAGGTGTGGCGCCAAGATCTCGCGCAGCCTCCACCAAGCGCCAATCAAACTTTTCAAGATTCGCATACAAAGGCAAAATCATAAACGGCAAAAGCGTATAAACCAGACCAATCTCTACCGCAACAGGCGTGTATAAAATTTGAAGCGGGGCGTGAATGATGTGTAGCGCGATTAAACAATGATTCAACAAACCCTTAGCCTTAATGATCGTCATCATGGCATAGGTTCGAATTAAAGAACTGGTCCAGAACGGCACCATGATCAACAACAGCGACAACGCCCGGTATTTCGAGGGCATTTTGGCCATCGCATAGGCAAAAGGATACGCCACGACTAAACACAAGACGGTGGTAAACACCGCCCAAAGCATAGAATGCAAAAATATGCGGATATATAAATAGTGAAAAGCGTCCACATAATTGTGAAGCGTTAAATGCGGCACCACCACTTGCGTGGTTGAAGGTTTGAACAAGCTCAGTAGAAAGGTCAGCAATAAAGGCAGCGCGGCAAAAATCGCCATCCAGACACTGATAAAGCCAATAGCCATGATTTTAAACTGGCGATTGCTCATCTTCATGACAATAAAATCTCTTCCCAACCCAGCTGAAACTCAGCCCAAACCGGCTCACCCACGCGATAGTTCAACTCTTCATCGTCTTCATCAAAAAACTCGCTAGCCTGAATGAGCTCGCCACTTTCCGTGCGAAGACGCAAATCAACCGTTGAGCCTTTATAAATCACATCCTCAACCACCGCCGGAATCATGTGAGCTTTTTCTTCACTGTCGACTTCGGTTCTATCCCACACACTGAAATCTTCAGGGCGAATAAGTACAGAGATCGCCTGCCCTGTTTGCAAAGCGAGCGAACGCTTATTTTTCAAACGGTACGAGCGACCAGCAAAGCTTACATCAAGCTGCTGATCAACGATCCCCTCGATGGTCGCTTCAAAAATATTCGCAGCACCCACAAATCGCGCCACTTGTAAGTTTGCCGGTGTTTCATAAATCTGACGCGGCGTGCCGACTTGTTGCACCAAGCCATCGTGCATCACGACCACACGATCAGAAATCGACAGGGCTTCTTCTTGATCATGCGTCACCAAAATAAACGTGATACCGAGCTGGCGCTGCAAGCGCTTTAATTCAAGCTGCATGTCTAGGCGCAAACGGTAATCCAACGCACTTAAAGGCTCATCGAGCAACAAAACCAAAGGCTCGTTGACCACGGCTCGCGCAATAGCAACGCGCTGCTGCTGTCCGCCACTGAGTTGGTCTGGCTTTCGAGTGGCGAAATGATCTAAGCGTACACTCTTTAAAGCGTCCATCACCCGCCGATCAATTTCATTGCGAGGCACATTTTTGCACGACAAGCCAAAAGCGACATTGTCATAGACTGTCATGTGCGGAAATAAAGCGTAGCTTTGAAAGACGGTGTTCACTCGACGTTTATGAGGCGCCACAGTATTCACAACACGCCCTTCTATGACGATATCACCCTGCGTAGGCTGCTCAAACCCTGCCACCAAACGCAACAAAGTAGTCTTACCGCAACCTGAGGGGCCTAAAATGGTAATGAATTCGCCGGCTTCGACCGTGAGTGAAACGTTATCAAGAATCGTTTCTTGATCGAAGGCCTTGGATACTGTGCTTAGAGCTAAAACGGGCTGTTTCAAACACAAAGCCTCCGAAAAGTGACCAACAAGACGGGGGATTGTACTGGAGTTGACCAGGCGTGACAACACATGCGCAACATGATTCAATACCGCCATGAATCGACACGGCATTCGACAGCAATACCTAAACGCCTGGCAAAAAGCTCAGCAAGGACAGCCTTTATCCGCCCTGGAAGCCAGCATTGCGGAGGTGATCGCCACTCACCCAGAGTACCACGCAGCGATTGAACAGAT of the Gammaproteobacteria bacterium CG11_big_fil_rev_8_21_14_0_20_46_22 genome contains:
- a CDS encoding MFS transporter; this translates as MALITSALERLDDRYHPLIPWVVCLSGGLLFFYEFIQLNIFGSLNTSVMRTFSLSAHQLGNLSSTYFYANACFLFVAGNLLDRYSTRKLILVAMVLCTLGTIGFAISANVWEAGVSRFFVGLGGAFCFLSGVRLASRWFPPSRMALLTGVLVTMAMIGGWLAQAPMAMLLEHMHWRNAMLLNGLLGVVLTVWIWLVIKDRPDGHDHIAMSERQQIKEMGLMQCIGGVLKNPQNWKAAFYTCLMNLPIYIMGALWGSLFLTQVHHFTAVQAASIVGMLYFGTIFGSPLVGMVSDKIKNRRKPMLYGAAISFFIMAAIIYIPSLSYDMLIIMFFLLGFITSSQVIGYPVAAESNPTVITGTSVSIVSMVTVFSGAIMQPISGWVLDHYWKGQYCGGVHCYNLQAYQHAMLVMLFSFVISFVLAWSIRETHSKPFSE
- a CDS encoding MFS transporter; this encodes MLGHFYRSLARYAFFPYFICALAASFYLFEFAIRVAPSVMTNELMASFHIQSFGLGALAACFFYVYTPMQIPAGLLVDRFGPRLLLSLMMIICAFGCLVFSHTHSLWLAGIARAMMGFGSAFVYVSILVLISRWCPPKQFAMLTGATQFLGALGAIAGEKPLSWAMHAYGWRSAVEFFFWLGLVMAAMMWLFIRDYAPGRKPLAHKRAPERKHLGMEWKRLKVVLSHPQSWYIGAYGFTCWTAVAIFGTLWGVHYAQTVFNISAEQASGMISVLWIGVAISSPLIGWWSDKIQSRRIPLLASSILGLAGTGVLFFMHDVSLSVAYVCVFLLGFAAGAQSVTFGLVRDINPAYTMGTASGFNNMAVILGAVIFQPLVGHMLGWHWNHAMLHGAPVYAAAAYQHAMSVIPWIFVAGIVLTLFFIKETRCQNVVQPNHHHPFGGQ
- a CDS encoding spermidine/putrescine ABC transporter substrate-binding protein, giving the protein MVFEEEAMRVRALLLLLGALSLAKAQQVVNVYNWADYLPPKVIKLFEAQTGIHVNYATFDSNQDLFIKLKADPQAGYDVVFPSSYYIQRMAKAGLLLKLDHSQLSGMQNLNPRLLNRSFDPANEYSLPYDWGSTSIIVNDKYYDPHSIKNWTDLWQKRFRGQLLLTNDERDVFAIGLRTMGYSINEQDPEKIRQAYLKMKALLPNVKLFNSAGTQPIYLDEDATVGVIDSGDAYNIMRINPHLHFIYPHDGVNLWVDCMAISANAPHKSNAYAFVNFLLQPKIAKMISLSLGYSTPNEKAVQQMPKEDRDNPILNPPAWIFKHAEFEGDVGKATHLYLRYWELLKLSA
- the potC gene encoding spermidine/putrescine ABC transporter permease PotC (can transport spermidine and putrescine but affinity is higher for spermidine; forms a complex of PotA2BCD; PotC is a membrane component); protein product: MKRLWQPAYMSLVFAFLYLPIIVLVVFSFNHTTYSGLWHGFTWTWYKELFQDTDLQTIAYHSLLISTFASTVAVCIGALGAVAVFKYRFIGRQGLHALIMAMIIVPDLIIGIALLLLYHFFDLTLGFFSLLIAHITFCLPFVFVVVYGRIITLDKNLFEAARDLGAEDITIFKKIMLPLLMPAIVAAWFLSFTMSFDDVVISFFVSGPSYQILPLYIFSQVKLGVTPEINALCSMILLITCIAALAGQWFLRKKP
- the potB gene encoding spermidine/putrescine ABC transporter permease (can transport spermidine and putrescine but affinity is higher for spermidine; forms a complex of PotA2BCD; PotB is a membrane component), encoding MSNRQFKIMAIGFISVWMAIFAALPLLLTFLLSLFKPSTTQVVVPHLTLHNYVDAFHYLYIRIFLHSMLWAVFTTVLCLVVAYPFAYAMAKMPSKYRALSLLLIMVPFWTSSLIRTYAMMTIIKAKGLLNHCLIALHIIHAPLQILYTPVAVEIGLVYTLLPFMILPLYANLEKFDWRLVEAARDLGATPWTSFSKVVLPVSMPGIVSGVLLVFLPSITLFYIPEVLGGAKSFLLGNLIKYQFLDGSNWPLGAAMSTLLLLFLLLMIGLYRLRHQRKNAGLFV
- a CDS encoding spermidine/putrescine ABC transporter ATP-binding protein PotA, producing MKQPVLALSTVSKAFDQETILDNVSLTVEAGEFITILGPSGCGKTTLLRLVAGFEQPTQGDIVIEGRVVNTVAPHKRRVNTVFQSYALFPHMTVYDNVAFGLSCKNVPRNEIDRRVMDALKSVRLDHFATRKPDQLSGGQQQRVAIARAVVNEPLVLLLDEPLSALDYRLRLDMQLELKRLQRQLGITFILVTHDQEEALSISDRVVVMHDGLVQQVGTPRQIYETPANLQVARFVGAANIFEATIEGIVDQQLDVSFAGRSYRLKNKRSLALQTGQAISVLIRPEDFSVWDRTEVDSEEKAHMIPAVVEDVIYKGSTVDLRLRTESGELIQASEFFDEDDEELNYRVGEPVWAEFQLGWEEILLS